From Acidimicrobiales bacterium:
ACTCGGGCGGCGCCGACCCCGACGTGCTGGTGATGACGGCCACCCCGATACCCCGGACGGCCGCCATGACGATGTACGGGGACCTTGACGTGACGGTGCTCGACGAGCTGCCCCCGGGACGGACGCCCGTCAAGACCACCTGGGCGAGGGGACCGCTGGAGGTGGAGAGCGCCTGGGACACGGTGCGCAGGGAGGTGGCGGCCGGGAGGCAGGCCTACGTCGTGTGCCCTCTCGTCGAGGAGTCAGAGCGGGTCCAGGCCCGCTCGGCAACCCAGGAGCGAGAACGGCTCGCTCGGGAAGACCTGCCGGGCCTGCAGCTCGGGCTCCTTCACGGCCAGATGCCGGCCCGCGAGAAGGAGTCGGTCATGGCCGACTTCAGGGACGGCAAGCTCGACGTCCTCGTGGCCACCACGGTCATCGAGGTCGGCGTGGACGTCCCCACCGCCACGGTGATGGTGATCGAGGACGCGGACCGCTTCGGGATGGCCCAGCTCCATCAGCTTCGGGGCCGGGTGGGCCGGGGAAAGGACGCTTCCTGGTGCTACCTGCTCGGCGAGGGCTCCTCGCCCGAGGGTGAGAAGCGGCTGGAGGCCCTCCAGGAGTCGACCGACGGCTTCCACCTCGCCGAGGTGGACCTGGACCTTCGGGGAGAGGGAACCGTCCTGGGCACCCGTCAGAAGGGACGCAGCGATCTCAAGCTGGCGTCGCTCCGACGGGACAGGGAGCTGGTGGCGCAGGCCCGTCAGATGGCGTTCGACATCGTCGACGCGGACCCGATGCTCGGCGCCCACGACCTGCTCGCCGACGAGGTCCGCCTGATGATCGACGAGGATGAGGCCGAGTTCCTCTTCAAGAGCTGACCGGAGACCCCAAACCCCCGAGAACCGCGGGTCGCAGGTAATCTCGAAGGCATGCGAGTGGTTGGTGGGGTCGCAGGAGGCCGCCGCCTACGGGCTCCCGCCGGCCGCTCCGTCCGGCCCACCGGCGACCGAGTCCGGGAGGCGGTCTTCAACGTGTTGACCAGCCTCGGGGCCGTGGAGGGGGCAACGGTGGTCGACCTGTTCGCGGGCACCGGCGCGCTCGGCATCGAAGCGCTTTCGCGGGGCGCGGCGCACGTGACGTTCGTCGACCGGGATCCGGCCGCCGCCGCGACCATCCGCGACAACCTGGCCGCGGTCGGGCTGGCCGACGCCTCGTGGGACGTGGTGCGGTCCGACGCGCTGGCGTGGCTGGAGCACGGCCGGTCCGGGAAATCGGCCCGAGCGGGCGGCGACTCTGCGTTCGACCTCGCTCTGTGCGACCCGCCGTACGACTTCGCGGCTTGGGATCGGCTCCTGCGGGGACTGTCCGCCGACCTGGCCGTGCTGGAGTCCTCGGTGCCGCTCGAGCCCCCGCCGGGCTGGGTGGTGCGGACTACCAAGCGCTACGGCGGTACGGTGGTGACCCTGGTCCAGCCGCTGCCGCATCAGGTCGCTCGGAAAGGTGCCTCGTGAGGATCGCCCTGTTCCCCGGATCGTTCGACCCCTTCCACAACGGCCATCTCGAGGTCGTCGAGAGTGCCTGCCGGCTCTTCGACGAGGTGATCGTGGCCGTGCTCCGCAACCCTCAGAAGGGCGAGCCCCTGTTCAGCCTCGAGGAGCGCGCGGAGATGCTGGAGGAGTCGACCACGCACCTGCCGCGGGTGCGGGTCGTGGGGATGTCGACGCTGGTGGTCAACGTGGCCAAGGAGGTCGGGGCGACGGCCATCGTGAAGGGTCTGCGGGCCGTGACCGACTTCGAGAACGAGATGCAGATGGCCCAGATGAACCAGCAGCTGTCGGGGATCGACACCCTGTTCATCCCCACGGCGTCGACTCACTCGTTCATCGCCTCGAGGCTCCTGCGCGAGGTGGCGCGCTTCGGCGGCGACGTCAGCGGCCTCGTGCCCGCCCCCGTCGCCAAACGGCTCCAGGAGAGGTTCGGGCCGTGAGCCTGTTCGAGCCGGCCGACGGGCATGGCACCGAGGAGCTTCTTCGTTCAGCGATCGAGACGGTCCGCCGGGCCAAGTCGATGCCGCTGTCCGCCAACGCCCTCGTCGGCCGGGACGAGTTGGTGCAGGTGTTGGAAGAGGCGCTCAGGCAGCTTCCCGACGAGCTTCGTCACGCCCGTTGGATGCTCCGAGAGCGCGACGATTTCCTCAGCAAGACCCAACGCGAGGCCGAGGAGATCCTCGAGGCCTCGCGGGTGCAGGCTGAAGGCATGGTGCAGCGCGGCGAGATCGTCCGTCAGGCGCAGCATGCCGCCCAGCGCGTCCTCGACCGGGCCCACGACGAGTCCCGACGGCTGCGCCGGGAGGCCGAGGAGTACTGCGACCGCAAGCTGGCCACCTTCGAGGACCTGCTCGAACGGACGGCCAAGACCGTGCACTCGGGCCGGCGCAAGCTCCAGGAGACGCCGGCGCTGAACGTCGGTGGAGGCCTCGCCAGCTTCGACTCGGGGGCGGTCAAGCCCGGCGACGCCGCTGGCAACGGACTCGACGCCAACGGGGGAGAGTTCTTCGACCAGGACCGAGGCTAGGGACAGGGGGCGAGGACGATGGCGCAGCATCCCTTCGTCGTCAATGTGGCGACCCTTCGGCGCCAGCCTGGCGCCAGCCGGCGGGAGCGGCGTGAAGGGCCGATCCCGGAGCTGGGGATCACGGGCAGCTCGGTGCCCGAGGGGGCGCCGGTGGTCGTGGAGGTGCTGCTCGAGTCGGTGCACGGCGGGATCATGGCGACGGGCTCCGTGTCTGCTCCGTGGACCGGCGAGTGCCGTCGCTGCCTGGCCGTGGCCCGCGGCGAGCTCCGGAGCGCCGTCCGGGAGCTGTTCGAGCCCAGTGGAGACCCCGAGCAGACCTACCCGCTCCGTGGCGACCAGCTCGACCTGGAGCCGCTGGCGCGCGACGCTGTGCTGTTGGACCTGCCCCAGGTTCCCCTCTGCATCGAGGAGTGCCTCGGGTTGTGCCCGGTCTGCGGCATCAACCGCAACGAGGCGAGCTGCTCGTGCCAGACCGAGACGGTCGACCCTCGGTGGGCACCGCTCGACGCCCTGCGAGGCGGTGAGCTTCGCCGCTGAGCGGGGTAGGTCCGGACAGCACACGCCAGACGAGAGCGAGAGAAGATGGCCGTCCCCAAGAAGAAGACCTCGAAGGCCAAGACCCGGAGCCGTCGGGCCTCGAGCTGGGTCCTCCGGACCCCGCCGCGCAGCGTGTGCCCACAGTGCGGTCGGGCGAAGCTGCCCCACGTGGTGTGCCCCAACTGCGGCTGGTACGGGGGCCGACAGGCCGTCGACGTCGACTGACGGGCACGTGACCAGCTCCGCTTCCGAGGCCTCCCCCGCCCCCATGGCCGAGCCCGCGCCCGCGGGCCGGAGGGCCGCGGGCCGAAAGCCCGCGAGCTTTGCCGTCGCCGTCGACGCCATGGGCGGCGACCGCGGCCCCAGGGAGATCGTCGCCGGTGCCCGTCAGGCGGTCGACGAGCTCGACGTCCCCGTGCTGCTGGTGGGCCGGCCCGAGGAGCTTGGCGACACGGCGGGCCTGGAGGTCGTGCCGGCGAGCCAGGTGATCGGGATGCACGAGGACCCTGGACAAGGGGTCCGGCGCAAGAAGGACGCCTCCCTCGTCCGGGCGGCCGAGGCCGTGCGGGACGGCCGGGCGGCGGCAATGGTCAGCGCCGGCAACACGGGCGCCGCCATGGCCGGCGCCCTGCTGCGCATGGGCCGGCTTCCAGGAGTCGCCCGGCCCGCCATCGCCACTCCGCTGCCCGTGCCCGGGTCCACCCACACGGTGCTGCTGGACGCCGGCGCCAACCCCGAGTGCACCCCCGAGTGGCTGGTGCAGTTCGCCAAGATGGGGTCGCTGTTCGCTCGACAGCGCTACGACCTGGCCGAGCCACGCGTTGGGCTGCTGTCCAACGGGGAGGAGGAGAGCAAGGGCACGGCCCTGGTCAAGCGCACCCACGCCCTGCTCTCGGAGGGGGTGGGCGTCCGCTTCGTCGGAAACGTGGAGGCCCGCGAGCTGCTGAGTGACGCCGCCGACGTGGTGGTGACCGACGGCTTCACGGGCAACATCGCCCTCAAGGCGCTCGAGGGCGGCATGAGGTTCTTCGTGAGCGCCCTCACTGGGGTCATGACCGCCAACGAGGAGACCAAAGCGGCGGCCAAGGTGCTGATGCCCGGCCTGGCTCCGCTCATGGAGGAGATGGACCCAGAGTCCACCGGCGGGGCCATGCTCCTCGGCGTGGACGGGGTCTGCATCATCAGCCACGGGTCCTCGTCAGCCCGGGCGGTGGTGAACGCCGTGCGGGTGGCCCACGACATGGTGTCCCGGGGCCTGGTCGACGAACTGCGGCGAGCCGTCGCGCCCTGA
This genomic window contains:
- a CDS encoding RsmD family RNA methyltransferase, producing MRVVGGVAGGRRLRAPAGRSVRPTGDRVREAVFNVLTSLGAVEGATVVDLFAGTGALGIEALSRGAAHVTFVDRDPAAAATIRDNLAAVGLADASWDVVRSDALAWLEHGRSGKSARAGGDSAFDLALCDPPYDFAAWDRLLRGLSADLAVLESSVPLEPPPGWVVRTTKRYGGTVVTLVQPLPHQVARKGAS
- the coaD gene encoding pantetheine-phosphate adenylyltransferase is translated as MRIALFPGSFDPFHNGHLEVVESACRLFDEVIVAVLRNPQKGEPLFSLEERAEMLEESTTHLPRVRVVGMSTLVVNVAKEVGATAIVKGLRAVTDFENEMQMAQMNQQLSGIDTLFIPTASTHSFIASRLLREVARFGGDVSGLVPAPVAKRLQERFGP
- a CDS encoding DUF177 domain-containing protein yields the protein MAQHPFVVNVATLRRQPGASRRERREGPIPELGITGSSVPEGAPVVVEVLLESVHGGIMATGSVSAPWTGECRRCLAVARGELRSAVRELFEPSGDPEQTYPLRGDQLDLEPLARDAVLLDLPQVPLCIEECLGLCPVCGINRNEASCSCQTETVDPRWAPLDALRGGELRR
- the rpmF gene encoding 50S ribosomal protein L32; this encodes MAVPKKKTSKAKTRSRRASSWVLRTPPRSVCPQCGRAKLPHVVCPNCGWYGGRQAVDVD
- the plsX gene encoding phosphate acyltransferase PlsX, translating into MTSSASEASPAPMAEPAPAGRRAAGRKPASFAVAVDAMGGDRGPREIVAGARQAVDELDVPVLLVGRPEELGDTAGLEVVPASQVIGMHEDPGQGVRRKKDASLVRAAEAVRDGRAAAMVSAGNTGAAMAGALLRMGRLPGVARPAIATPLPVPGSTHTVLLDAGANPECTPEWLVQFAKMGSLFARQRYDLAEPRVGLLSNGEEESKGTALVKRTHALLSEGVGVRFVGNVEARELLSDAADVVVTDGFTGNIALKALEGGMRFFVSALTGVMTANEETKAAAKVLMPGLAPLMEEMDPESTGGAMLLGVDGVCIISHGSSSARAVVNAVRVAHDMVSRGLVDELRRAVAP